In one window of Euwallacea similis isolate ESF13 chromosome 4, ESF131.1, whole genome shotgun sequence DNA:
- the Naa20A gene encoding N-alpha-acetyltransferase 20, translating to MTTLRPFTCDDMYKFNNVNLDPLTETYGLPFYMQYLAHWPEYFQVAESPSGEIMGYIMGKAEGVGENWHGHVTALTVSPDYRRLGLAATLMSYLEDVSEKKRAYFVDLFVRVSNQVAIKMYTNLGYIVYRTVLEYYSGDPDEDAYDMRKALSRDANQKSVIPLDLPVRPEDVD from the exons ATGACCACTCTTCGACCTTTTACTTGCGATGACATGTACAAGTTCAATAATGT AAATTTGGATCCTCTAACGGAGACCTATGGACTGCCCTTTTATATGCAATATCTTGCACATTGGCCCGAATATTTTCAAGTAGCTGAATCTCCTAGTGGGGAAATTATGGGATACA TTATGGGTAAAGCTGAGGGCGTAGGTGAAAATTGGCATGGTCATGTTACAGCACTCACAGTTTCCCCTGATTACAGACGATTGGGTTTAGCTGCAACGTTAATGAGTTATTTGGAGGATGTGTCTGAGAA gaaaaggGCTTATTTCGTTGATTTGTTCGTGAGAGTCAGTAATCAAGTTGCCATAAAAATGTACACTAACTTGGGTTATATTGTATACCGGACAGTATTGGAATATTACTCTGGGGATCCTGATGAGGATGCCTATG acaTGCGAAAAGCACTTTCTCGAGATGCTAATCAGAAGTCAGTGATTCCCCTAGATCTACCGGTCCGGCCTGAAGATGTTGATTGA
- the LOC136408126 gene encoding small ribosomal subunit protein eS19-like — MPSVTLKDVDQHKFVKAFSQFLKKTGKLRVPEWIDLVKTSRAKELAPYDPDWFYVRCAAVIRHIYIRNPIGVGSITKIFGSRKRNGTKPSHFCRSAGSIARKSLQSLEGLKLIEKSADGGRKLTQQGRRDVDRIAAQVKAKEKRALKASAVLTL; from the exons atgccCTCCGTAACGCTGAAAGACGTTGACCAGCACAAATTCGTCAAAGCTTTCTCCCAATTCTTAAAAAA AACTGGCAAACTAAGGGTACCAGAATGGATTGACCTAGTTAAAACATCCAGGGCAAAAGAATTGGCCCCATATGACCCTGATTGGTTTTATGTTAGATGTGCTGCTGTCATCAGACACATCTACATCAGGAACCCCATCGGAGTGGGTTCTATAACAAAGATCTTTGGTAGTCGAAAACGCAACGGAACTAAACCTTCTCATTTCTGCAGGTCTGCTGGCAGCATTGCTCGCAAATCTTTGCAAAGTCTTGAAG GACTTAAGTTGATTGAAAAGTCTGCTGATGGTGGAAGGAAGCTTACGCAACAAGGAAGAAGGGACGTTGATCGTATTGCAGCACAGGTGAAAGCAAAGGAGAAAAGGGCTCTTAAAGCCAGTGCCGTTTTGACATTGTAA